The window TCAGGCACAGGCATCAGGCGGCCGGTGCGCCTGCCTCGGGGGTGTCGGTCGTGGCCAGCATCCGCCGGCCCGCCGATTCGTCCGACTCGTCGTCCGAGGATCCGTCGTCGCGGGGCCGCGCGGCCGCGTCCTCGGCCGGCTCGGCCTCCAGCAGCAGGCGACCCTCCGAGAGGACCGCGACGCGGTCGGCCAGCGCGGACGCCTCGCCGGCCGAGCGGGTCGCGTACAGCAGCGTGAACCCGAGCTGGCGGTGCAGCACGCGCAGGTCGGCCGCCAGCCGGACGCGCAGGTCCTCGTCGTCCACCGTGCCGAGCGGCTCATCGAGCACCAGCACCCGCGGACGCAGCACGAGCGCCCTGGCGATCGCCACCCGTTGCTGGTGCGCCGGCGAGAGCTGCGGCGGGCGACGGCGGGCGTAGTCACCCAGCCGGACCAGCTCCAGCGCCTCGCGGACCCGGCGGGCCGCCGCCGCCTGGCCGGCCGGGGTGGCCAGCGCCCGCCCGCGCGACTGGGGTGCGCCACCCCGCAGGCCGAAGGCGACGTTCGCGGCGACGTCGAGGAACGGGAAGAGGCTGTAGCGCCCGAACACCGCGACGACGTGGCGGCGCACGGCCGGCAGGTCGGCGGCCTCCGCCCCGTCCAGCAGCACATGGCCCTCGGTCGGGGCCTCGAGCCCGGCGACCAGGCGCAGCACGGTCGTCTTACCCGCGCCGGCGGGGCCGACCAGGGCGAGCGACGCGCCGGGGGCGACGGTCAGTTCGACGCCGGCCACCGCGGCGGCCGAGGCCCCGGGATGGTGGTGCGTCAACCCGACCAGTTGGATCTGGCCGGCACACCGGCCCGTGCCCTGCGTCATTCGCACCCCCAGGGTCCTGGGACATCCGGTCGAACTGTAGCGAAGTCCCCCAAGTAACCGGATCGTGCCGCCCTGGCGAGCGAGCGGTGCGATCAACCGTCTCCGGCCTTATGCGGGGAGGAATACGCGGGAAGTACGTGGACGCCGGGCCAGCCATGGGCGAACTACGGGTCGCCTACGAGTGCAGCCAGTGGCCGACGGGTCCCGGGATGTTGCGCACGATCCAGAACGCGATGACCAGGACCGGGATCGCCCGGTAAAGCGACGCGGGTGGCTGCGGCAGCCGGACCTGGAAGCCCAGCAGCCGAGCCATGGCGACCAGCCAGCCGACCACCAGGCACGGCGCGGCGACGACCAGCAGGACGTTGTAGTTCGCCGCGTGCCCCAGGTGCCCGTGCAGCAGCTGGTGCAGCCCGCGCATCGAGCCACAGCCGGGGCAGTCCAGGCCGGTCACCAGCTTGAACGGGCAGGTCGGGTAGTGGCCCGGCTCGGCCGGGTCGACGAGGTAGATCATCGTCGAGCCCGCCGCCACGACCGCCGCCACCCCCAGGTAGCCCGCGAGCCGCGCGCGCCGCGACCAGCGGCGCACCGGCCACCCCGGGAGGGCGTCGGCGCCACCCTGGCCCGGGACGGGCACCGAGGCGGGCGCCGAGGCGGGCGTGGCCGCCGAGGGGCCAGGCTGGTCCGCCAGACTCATACTGGCCAGCGTAGACGGAAGCGGAGGGGAGGCGGACGTGATGGACGAGGCCGACAAGACGCCGAGGACCTCGGGCCGGCCGGTGCCGCCCTACGCGGCGCGCGAGGCCGCCGCGGGTAATCCCGACGGACCTGGCTACGCCGGTCTCGCGACGTTCTGTGGCCGGCCCTGGTACGAGACCGAGGCGGAGCTGCTGGCGCGGCGCCCCGACGTGGCGGTCGTCGGCGCCCCGTTCGACGTCGCCACCACCCACCGGCCAGGCGCCCGGTTCGGCCCGCGGGCGCTGCGCGCGCTGGCCTACGACCCGGGCACCTACCACCTCGACCTCGGCATCGAGATCTTCGACTGGCTCGACGTCGTGGACGCGGGCGACGCGCACTGCCCGCACGGGCTCACCGAGGCCTCCCACGCGAACATTCGCGCCAAGGTCCACGAGGTCGCCCGGGCCGGCATCTTCCCGCTGGTGCTGGGCGGCGACCACTCGATCACCTGGCCCGCTGCGACGGCGGTCGCGGAGGCGGTCGGCTGGGGCGAGGTCGGCCTGCTGCACTTCGACGCGCACGCCGACACCGCCGACATCATCGACGGCAACCTGGCCTCCCATGGCACCCCGATGCGCCGGCTGATCGAGTCCGGCGCCATCCGCGGCCGCAACTTCGTCCAGGTCGGGCTGCGCGGCTACTGGCCGCCACCGGACGTCTTCGCCTGGATGCGCGAGAACGGCCTGCGCTGGCACCTGATGCACGAGGTCTGGGACCGCGGCTCACGCGCCGTCATCGCCGACGCGATCGCCGAGGCGGTGGACGGCTGCAAGGCGCTGTACCTGTCGGTCGACATCGACGTCCTCGACCCCGGGTTCGCGCCCGGCACCGGCACTCCGGAGCCCGGCGGGATGAACCCGGCCGACCTGCTGCGCGCCGTCCGCCAGATCGCCCTGGACACTCCG of the Pseudofrankia saprophytica genome contains:
- a CDS encoding ABC transporter ATP-binding protein, whose amino-acid sequence is MTQGTGRCAGQIQLVGLTHHHPGASAAAVAGVELTVAPGASLALVGPAGAGKTTVLRLVAGLEAPTEGHVLLDGAEAADLPAVRRHVVAVFGRYSLFPFLDVAANVAFGLRGGAPQSRGRALATPAGQAAAARRVREALELVRLGDYARRRPPQLSPAHQQRVAIARALVLRPRVLVLDEPLGTVDDEDLRVRLAADLRVLHRQLGFTLLYATRSAGEASALADRVAVLSEGRLLLEAEPAEDAAARPRDDGSSDDESDESAGRRMLATTDTPEAGAPAA
- the speB gene encoding agmatinase; the protein is MDEADKTPRTSGRPVPPYAAREAAAGNPDGPGYAGLATFCGRPWYETEAELLARRPDVAVVGAPFDVATTHRPGARFGPRALRALAYDPGTYHLDLGIEIFDWLDVVDAGDAHCPHGLTEASHANIRAKVHEVARAGIFPLVLGGDHSITWPAATAVAEAVGWGEVGLLHFDAHADTADIIDGNLASHGTPMRRLIESGAIRGRNFVQVGLRGYWPPPDVFAWMRENGLRWHLMHEVWDRGSRAVIADAIAEAVDGCKALYLSVDIDVLDPGFAPGTGTPEPGGMNPADLLRAVRQIALDTPLVAADIVEVSPPYDHAETTVNSAHRVAMEIFAALAHRRRAEAGGTPDLPGTAP
- a CDS encoding DUF2752 domain-containing protein; its protein translation is MSLADQPGPSAATPASAPASVPVPGQGGADALPGWPVRRWSRRARLAGYLGVAAVVAAGSTMIYLVDPAEPGHYPTCPFKLVTGLDCPGCGSMRGLHQLLHGHLGHAANYNVLLVVAAPCLVVGWLVAMARLLGFQVRLPQPPASLYRAIPVLVIAFWIVRNIPGPVGHWLHS